The Streptomyces sp. ICC1 DNA window CGACAAGCTCGTCCAGGTGCAGAAGCTCGACACCCTCAGCACCCGCATCACGCGCACCTTCATCGACAACGGCCTGATCGCCGTCTTCGCGGTCGGCGACGTCGTCTCCAACCGGAGCTACAAGCGCATCTGAACCCTTCGACGGGCGTCGCGGTCCTGCTATACGCAGCGGTACCCGGGAGAGACCGCCTCCGAGAGCAGGAGTACGAGGCGCCTCACGGTTGCGCCTCCGGCTCAGCGCTGGCGGCCACCTGCTCGTCGTGGTCCCGGAGCATTCGCAGGACGGTGGCCGGGCTGGGGTGCTGCCCCTTCTTCTTGCCCGTGGTGATGACGAGCCGGGGGGCCATTTCGCGCAGGCTCAGCGTCTCGGTGTCTCGCAGGTGCAGGGCCATGGCGAGCATCGTGGGGTCGGACACCCGTGCGCCGCCGATCGTCTTGCCACGCCGGCGGGCAGACTCCTGGCCGTCCAGCGTCTTCTCCCGGATGTATTCGCGCTCCATACCGGACAGGGCGGCCAGTACCGCGAACACCGGGCCGTGTGGGTCGTGGGAGCCCTGCAGCTCACCGGTCAGGAACTCCAGCTCCACGTCGTGCTCTCGCAGCCGCACGGCCAGGGTCACCAGGTCGTGCCCGCGGCCGAGCCGCTTGTGCTCGTGGATGACGAGGGTGACGCGGACGCCGACGGCACGCAGCTCGCACGCGAGGGCGATGGCCTTCTCCAGCTCCGGGCGGTCCTTCACGCGCGTGCTGATCTTCTCGGAGAACACCCGGGTGATCCCGGCATCGGCGAACGCGTCGAGCTGGGTGTCCAGCGACTGGCGGGCGGTCGAGGCGCGGGCGTACGCGATGCGGACGTGCCCGTTCGCATCGCTCGCGGCCGCAGCGGCGGGGCGCGGGAGCTCCTGCCACTTCGCCCCCGGCTTGCGCACGGCGGGCGTCGGGATGTTCAGCTGAGCCTTGAGGCTCGGCACGAGCCGGAAGCGGGCCGTGTGGTACTGCACGGCCACCTTTCCGACCGTGGTGCGGCAGGGCGAACCCGCCGGAGCTCCGCAGCTGGACATCGGGCAGTCGTGCGCTTCCACCAGCTTGTGAGGGTCGATGCTCATGACCCCATCGTTTCATGTGTGTGTTTCAGAACGCAAGACAAAAGAAACGACACATGAAACAGAGTTCTCCCTGATCACTGCCCGCCGGGATGGATGTTGCATGAGGGACCACCTATGAAACGGCAGGAGATGATGCTGCGGCAGGTGCCGCCCTCGGCCCGGAAGCGCGGACCAGGCGGGCAACGCGGCGCTCCCTCGCCCGCGCTACCCTCGCGTCGCCGGCTGCCCACATCAGGCGGTCACCGACTCGCTGGGCGTCCATTTCTTCGGGAAGAAAGTCAGCGAGGCGGAAGGCCAGGTCGTAGCAGAACGCATCCTTAGGAATCGTCTGGCCCGACAGGTACCTCGCCACAGCCCGAGACCTTGGTCCGAAGAGAAGCCACATCTCGTCTTCCAGCCCAGTCATCTCGATCAAGTGCTTCAGCTGAGCAATGAAGCTTCGCTGCTCAGCGGGGAGACTAATGACCACGGGGGTCGCCTTGGACGTCCGGCTCCTCTTCACCCAGACCTCGCTGGCCACGCGGTAATGCCTCACCCGCCACTCCTTTGCCAGTCGATGCCCGTCGTGCTCCGCTGGGAGCCGGTACAGCCACCCCCAGCCAGGATCGGCGTAGCGGTTATGCGCCCCCGATTCCTCTGAAGGATCGCCAGCCCACCAACGGAGCAGGGTGGCAAGCGTCGACTCGGTCGGCAGCCGGGTGCCTGCAAGTGCTGCGTAGAGAGCGGCTCTGGAGGCAACCGTCTCCTCGTGCCCCGCGATCCAGCCGATCGACACCTTCCCCACACCGAGCTCGCGAAGGTCATACGCGAACGCCTGAAGAGGGCCGTCTTGGGGGTTCGGAATCCGCGGACGCGCTGGCATATGCCAATCCCCTCACTCCGTACTGTCAGCGATGTCTCGCGACATCCTTCTATAGATACCGCCCACTGAGAGTCGTCAGTAAGGTTCGTCGAAGCGAAGAGAGCAGCCGCTAGGTAGAACGGAGTTGACACGTTCCCGTAGCGGCACCGCGCCAACGGGCTCTCGGCGCGCAGCAGTCCAAGATCGGTCTCGCGTAAGGAGGCAAAAAACTGCGGCCCCCCGCGCCAACGGGAGGCCGCACAGCAGTCCGATGGGTCTGCACTGCAGTCAAGAAGCACGCCAGCACTTCTCACAGTTTGGAGAGAACCATCAGTTCCAACCCCGAGACTACGGGGCGGCTTGCCCTGCCGTCGAGCCGAGAATGGCGATGGAAGTCGTCATGGTCGGCCCTCCGTGCCTTCTTTTCCAGGCATCGAGCCTTGAGCGCACTGCTCGGCACCGTCGTACTGGGTCTGATCGGTGGGGCCTGCCGCGTCCTCGGCGAGGACTTCGCTGAGCGGATCCTGATATGGATCAGCAGCTAGATCGAATGGCCTGATCACGGGGCAATCAGGCGGCCAGCCTCACATCGCGCCGCCCTTCCAGTCGAACTGGCAGGGCGGCGCGATCGTGTTGGGTGCTGCCCTGCCAGTCCGACTGGGGCGGCGCTCGCTCCGTACGCATCCTCAGGCGCTACGGGGCTTTCGGGCCGAAGCCTTCTTGACTGGGCCCTTCGACTTGGCCGCGGGCTTCTTCGCGGGAAGGTCGTGGACGGTGGCGCCCGAGCCACCGGCGCCCACGGCCTTCACCTCGCTGACGGAACGTTCCAGCATGGCCATGAGGTCGACGACCTGTGCGGAGGCCGGCTGGGGGGCTTCCACTACCTCGGGGCGGGAGCCAGCGGCTTTGGTCGCGATCACCTTTTCCAGTGCCGCTTGGTACTCGTCCCGCAGCTCGCTCACGTCCACACCCGTCAACGTTTCGGCGAGCGCGACCGCAGCATCGACCTCCGCCTCGGACACCGCTGCGTCTGGGACGTCGACCTGGGAGGCGGACCCGATCTCGTCTGGCCACCGCAGGCCGTGCAACACGATCACCTTGTCCAGGACTCGAAGGAGGCCGAGTCGCTCGCGGTCCCGCATCGCGAACTTGGCGACCGCGACCTTGCTGCTGCGCCCGAGTGCCTGACGCAGGAGCTCGTACGCGACCTGCCGAGGCCTGTCGGTGAACTTGGCCGGAAACGGCTGCACGAATAGCGTTTCCGAGCATGTATAAGGGATACAGGTTCAGTGATGCACGAAGCGTGCAGCACTCGCAGTGAAACGAGGAGTCAGCCTTGAGTCACGTTCTTCCGCTCGCCAACGGACTGCGCACCGACCACCCGGTGCCGGGCCTGCCCTTCATCGACGACTCCCACATCCCGCTCGACGACGGACCGGAGGCCATCGAGGCCGTCGGCCGCAACAAGGGCGAGGGCATGTGGGGCCGCTTCGACAAGAACCGCTCCGACGGTGGCTGGCGTGCCTTCACCACCGACCCGCTCGACCACACGCTCGGCTGGGCGGTGCGCTACCACCCCGAACACGGCCGGACCGTGCTCCTGCTCCACGACGGTGACACCTCCGGCCTGCACACCCAGTGGGACGGCGAGCCGCTGCTGTTCCGCGCCGGCGGCTACTGGTGGAACGGCACCACGTGGTACCGGCCCGGCCAGGTCTGGGACCCGGTCGCGCAGGACTACGAGCAGCGCAAGGCCCGCATGGCCGTCACCGTCACCGCGACCGACATGCTCGACGGCCGCGCCAACCCGACGCGGGCGTACGTCGGCAAGGTGGCCACCTTCGAGCCGGACGCCACGCGCCCGGACAACTGGCTCGACCACCTCGCCCTGTGGGCCGCCCGCCGCCAGGAGCAGGGCGGCGCCCTGCCGCTGGACCAGTGCGTGGTCGACATCTCCAGCCCCGAACTGACCGGAGCGCAGCTGATTGGCGCCCCGGAGATGGCCGAGCTGGGCGGCATCACCGCCTCGACGCTGCGGGCCTACATCTCGCGCGGCAACAGCGAGGTCCCGCGTCCGCAGGCGATCGTAGGCGGCCGCGACCAGTGGGCCCGCGCGGTGGCCGACGACTGGGTGGAGTCCCGCCAGCGGTCCTACGAGGGGGTCGGGGCCGCGATGTCCGCCGGCGACCGCGACGCCCTCTCGCCCGGCGCGGCCGAGGTCCGTGACCGGTTCACCGCCGACTTCCAGCACGCCCTGTTCGACCGGCCCGACATGCGCAAGCGGTGGGTGCTGCGGCACCGCAACAAGGAGTCCGTCGCCCAGATCGCAAGCGAGCTCGCCTGGTCGGTGGGCGCCGGCCTTGATCAGATCGTCCCCACCGAGCACCTCGGACGCACCGTGCGGGCCGCGGTACTGCACGACTTCGCGGAGACCGTCGAGATGTTCGCCGACACCGAAGGAGACAAGGACAGCGAGGCGCCCCCGGAGTGGTGGCACCTCAACCTGACGCCGTCGGTGGCCAAGATGCTCGACTGGTACATCCGGTGCTTCCCCGGCGAGGCGTACAGCACAATCGGCGAGATCCAGCGCCAGGCCCACACGACGTGGAACATGCCGGCGGCGGACACCCTCCACGGCCTGCGGTCGGCGCTCTCCCTGGACGGAGAACTGACAGAGCAGCAGCGCACGACGTACTTCGCCCTGCTCGAACCGCACGGCGACGTCGACTAACTGGGCCTCGCCCACGATGCAGAGCGGCCGGAGCCAATGTCAGTGGCTCCGGCCGCTCTTCGCGTGACTGTAACCCGGACAGCGTCCCGGGCCCGCCTGCCCTCGGGAGCGGCCGCTGTCTGGACAGCGCACCTCCAGAGCCCCCGGACAGCCGTCGCCCTGGGAGACGTCTCTTATACACCTCTNNNNNNNNNNNNNNNNNNNNNNNNNNNNNNNNNNNNNNNNNNTGGGCGGGCGGGATCGCGGCCGCGCTGAAGGCGGTGTTGCGCCAGGCCCAGGGAGACCAGGGCGCATGCGCCCTGGTCCAGTCGAATGTACGCCGCAGCGCTCCGGAACTTGCCATGCACGTACGGTAATCGCGCCGGCCAGGGCGGATCCACCACGTTGGTGCCCGGTCTGGGGTGTAGCTGGCACCACCCCCGGTTCGGACATTGGGGCTACTGATTTCGGGGGCCCGCGCGAGGAATCTTGTGGTGTGCCCGGCGGACGGACCGGCGGGCGGAAGGAGACTCCGCCATGGCCCTCGCAGCCCCGCAGTACCGACCCCGTACGTCGCCCCGCCCGGCCGCCCGGAAAACCGGTCGGTCCGTCGGGCGGACTCCTCCGAAGATGGCTTCGGTGCTGACCGGCGCCGGGCTGGCGCTGGTGCCGTGGATGCTGGTGCTGGCCAAGACGCTGCCGCAGCGCACCGAAGTGTCGAACTGGGCGACGGCGTGGATAGGCCTGGACGTGATGCTGGCGGCGGGGCTCACGGGTACGGGGCTGCTGCTGCGCCGGCAGGACCCGCGGGTGGTGCCCGTGGCTGCGGCGACGGCGGCGCTGCTGGTGGCCGATGCCTGGTTCGATGTCACGACCTCGGCAGGCGGGGAGCGGGCGCTGGCGCTGCTCTTGGCGGCCGGTGCGGAGCTGCCGCTGGCGCTGGCCTGCGCGGCGGTGGCGGGGAGGCGGACGTGAGCGGCGCATGGAGGGCGGTCCGGGGCAGTCTGCGGTGCGGCGTCGGGTTGCCGGGGAGCTTGTGGCGGGGCGACCGGTGGCGGGCCCCGCACCCGGGGGGTGCGGGGCCCGAGGCCTGCCGGTCGCGCGGGGCGCCCGTATGGTCAGGATGTACGGGAGCGGCCCGGGCTCTCCCAGCGGTAGAACTCCTGGGCCATGGCGTCCTTGGGGCTGCGCCAGGTCTCCGGGTTGTGCGGGCTGATGTAGGCGGTGAGCCGGTCGCTGAGGTCCCGGAACTCCGGGTGGCCGGTCACCTCTGCGATGGCCGGGCCCGGGGGGCGGTCGGATTCGATGAGGTGCATGTACACGTCGCCGAACTGGAAGAGGCTGCGGCGGGTGACCCCGACGAGGTGCGGCAGTTCACCCGAGTCCGAGGCCGCGAAGAGCTCGGCGATGTCGGGGGCGGACTGCGGCGCCATGCGGGCGACGATGAGGGCGCGGTGCATCCGAAGTGGTGCCTTTCGTCTCAGACGCGGCTGACCGCGGGCGTGCGGCTCTCGCGTTCGCGTTGTTCGATCTTGTCCCGGATCAGTTCCAGCTGGATCTTGGAGTTCTGGTTGATGCGGTCGGTCATGCCCGCGTCGTCCACGGGGGCCTGCGGCTTCATCGCGAAGTCCTGGGTCCACACCATCCGGGTGCCGCCGGGCACCTCGAAGTACTGCCAGTGGATGTCCATGTGCTCGAAGGGGCCCGTCTCGACGCGGCGGGCGCGCACGGTCCGGCTGACGGGGTCGGGGGTGCGCTCGGAGACCCAGCTCCACACCGTGCCGTTCTCGTCGGGGTGCATGGTCAGGCGGAAGCGGGTGGTGGGCCCGTCCTCCTCGAGGATCTCCAGCGAGGCGTACTCGCTGAAGAGTCCGGGCCAGCTGGGGAGGTCGTTGGTCATCTCCCAGACCACGTCCATCGGCGCACCGACGGTGATCTCGTTCTCCGTGTGTCCTGCCATCTCAAGCTCCGGTCATCAGGCTGGTGTTGACGAGTTCGAGGAACTCCTTGGGGGTCTTGCAGCGGTCCGCGTCGGTGGGCAGCGCCCGGCCGCGCTGGTTCTCCAGCAGGCCCACGATCCCGAGCAGGCCCAGCGAGTCGAGGCCGTAGTCGTCGAACAGGGAGTCCGGGCGGTTCTTCATGTCGGCCGGGTCCACGGTGATGCCGGCGCCGGACTTCATCAGCGCGGCCAGCTCTTCGACGGTCAGTCGTTCGGACATGAGCGGCTCCTTCTGTCTCTAGGCGGGGATGCGCAGGACGAGCGCGGCGTTGGAGCCCATCAGGCCCCGGCTCAGGACGAGCGCGGTGCGCAGCTCCGCCGTGCGGGCGCTGCCGGTCACCACGTCGAGGTCGTGGCACACGTCGAAGACGTTCGGCGTGGGCGGGACGATGCCGTGCTCCAGGGCGAGGACGGCGGCGGCCGTGTCGAGGACGGGGGCCGCGCAGTAGGCCCGGCCCGTGCCGGTTTTGGGCGCCGTCACCGGCACCGTGCGGCCGTGTGCTCCGAGGGCGGAGAGGATCGCGGCCGCCTCGGCCCGGTCGGCCTGCGGGGTGCCGACCGCGTCGGCGAAGACCACGTCGACCTCCTCGGGGGCGCAGCCCGCGTCCCGCAGGGCTCC harbors:
- a CDS encoding phosphopantetheine-binding protein, which gives rise to MSERLTVEELAALMKSGAGITVDPADMKNRPDSLFDDYGLDSLGLLGIVGLLENQRGRALPTDADRCKTPKEFLELVNTSLMTGA
- a CDS encoding recombinase family protein, coding for MSIDPHKLVEAHDCPMSSCGAPAGSPCRTTVGKVAVQYHTARFRLVPSLKAQLNIPTPAVRKPGAKWQELPRPAAAAASDANGHVRIAYARASTARQSLDTQLDAFADAGITRVFSEKISTRVKDRPELEKAIALACELRAVGVRVTLVIHEHKRLGRGHDLVTLAVRLREHDVELEFLTGELQGSHDPHGPVFAVLAALSGMEREYIREKTLDGQESARRRGKTIGGARVSDPTMLAMALHLRDTETLSLREMAPRLVITTGKKKGQHPSPATVLRMLRDHDEQVAASAEPEAQP
- a CDS encoding TcmI family type II polyketide cyclase, with product MHRALIVARMAPQSAPDIAELFAASDSGELPHLVGVTRRSLFQFGDVYMHLIESDRPPGPAIAEVTGHPEFRDLSDRLTAYISPHNPETWRSPKDAMAQEFYRWESPGRSRTS
- a CDS encoding Ku protein, which produces MQPFPAKFTDRPRQVAYELLRQALGRSSKVAVAKFAMRDRERLGLLRVLDKVIVLHGLRWPDEIGSASQVDVPDAAVSEAEVDAAVALAETLTGVDVSELRDEYQAALEKVIATKAAGSRPEVVEAPQPASAQVVDLMAMLERSVSEVKAVGAGGSGATVHDLPAKKPAAKSKGPVKKASARKPRSA
- a CDS encoding SRPBCC family protein; protein product: MAGHTENEITVGAPMDVVWEMTNDLPSWPGLFSEYASLEILEEDGPTTRFRLTMHPDENGTVWSWVSERTPDPVSRTVRARRVETGPFEHMDIHWQYFEVPGGTRMVWTQDFAMKPQAPVDDAGMTDRINQNSKIQLELIRDKIEQRERESRTPAVSRV